The segment TCCACAACTACGCCAAGCTCCTCCACCCCGTCTACCTCGAGGCCTTCGCCCAAAGCCTTCTTGTGGGGGTCCTGGCCACCTTGATCTCTGCCTTGCTGGGTTATCCCCTGGCCTTCTACATCGCCCGCCATCCCCAGCGGGACCTCCTCCTTTTCCTTCTCCTCCTTCCCTTTCTCACCAACTTCCTGATCCGGGTCTACGCCTGGCTGGTGCTGTTGCAACGGGAAGGCCTGGTGAACGCCCTTCTTGGGACCTTCGTCCTGGGGCCCCTGGTCCTGTATCCCTCCTTCTTCGCCGTGCTCTTGGCCACGGTGTACACCTTTCTGCCCTTTTTCGTCCTGCCGGTGTACGCCAGCGTGGAGCGCCTCGACTGGCAGCTCTTGGAGGCGGCCTACGACCTGGGGGCTAGGCCTGTTAAGGCTTTCTTGCATGCGGTCTTGCCCCAAACCTACCCCGGGCTTTTTGCGGGAAGCGTCTTGGTCTTCATCCCCGCCATGGGCACCTTCGTGGTGGCGGACCTCCTGGGGGCGGGGCGGGTAGTTCTGATCGGGAACCTCATCCAACAGCAGTTCGGCATCACCCGGGACTGGGCCTTTGGGGCTGCTCTAAGCGTGTTCTTGATGGGGTTTGTGCTCCTTTCCCTCTACCTCTACGCCCGCCTGCAGGGGGAAAGGGGCCTAAAGGACCTGGTATGAGAAGGCTCCTTACCCTCCACGCCCTCCTCGTCTACCTCTTCCTCTACCTACCCATTCTGGTCATCGTGGCCCTCTCCTTCAACGAAAGCCGCCGGGGGGTGCGCTTTACCGGCTTCACCCTGGACTGGTACCGGGCCCTTTTCCAAGACCCCAGGGTGCTGGAGTACTTCCTGAATACCCTCCTGGTGGCCTTCTTCTCCACCCTGGTGGCCACGGTTTTGGGGACGCTTTTGGCCGTGGGCCTTGTCCGCTACCGCTTTCCCGGCAAAGGCTTCCTCTCCTACCTCCTTTACATCCCCGTGGTGGTGCCCGATGTGGTCATGGGGGTGTCCCTTCTCCTCCTCTTCGCCCTGGCCCGGGAGGTTTTGGGGTTTCCCCG is part of the Thermus caldilimi genome and harbors:
- a CDS encoding ABC transporter permease, with amino-acid sequence MNEAATPWQRALRVLVTVGPGGLWLLVFVLLPTLLVLMASFLTRGPYGELSGPWGFHNYAKLLHPVYLEAFAQSLLVGVLATLISALLGYPLAFYIARHPQRDLLLFLLLLPFLTNFLIRVYAWLVLLQREGLVNALLGTFVLGPLVLYPSFFAVLLATVYTFLPFFVLPVYASVERLDWQLLEAAYDLGARPVKAFLHAVLPQTYPGLFAGSVLVFIPAMGTFVVADLLGAGRVVLIGNLIQQQFGITRDWAFGAALSVFLMGFVLLSLYLYARLQGERGLKDLV